CAGCCGGATGGGCGCTGTCGGCGCACCGCGATAATGATGGTCCTCCAGCGTCACTTCGGTCCCGCCGACAAAAGGCCCGACGCCCAGCATCGCGCGCAGGCGCTCGCACGCCATGTCCAGATCGCGCACGACATAGCCATTTTGCACGATCCTGGCGGCGGCGCGTCGCGACATCGGTCCTCTCCTCTGCTCGGGCCAAGCTAGGCTTTTCGTGCGGATCGGCGACTAACATCTTTGACAGGGGGGTAAGTTCTTCATCGCGCGCTATCATGCGACGATAAGCGTATCGGGAGGATCTATGCCGCATCACAAGGCCATAATCATTATGGGGATCGCGGCCACTGCCCTGATTGTGTCGAGTTGCGGCACGACGGTTCGCGACACCACCGATGCGGCGCTGAACCCCAATGATTGGACGGGGTTCGGACGCACCGGCGGCGAACAACATTATAGCCCGCTCGATGGGATCAACAGCGGCAATGTCGGCAAGCTGGGCCTGGTCTGGTCGATGGACCTGCCACCGCAGAACAGCGTGTCCGCGCCGCTGGCGATCGACGGGGTCGTCTATACCGCCACAGGGTACACCTTTGTCCGCGCGATCGATGCGGTGACCGGCAAGCTGTTATGGGAATATGACAGCAAGGCGGCCGAACTATCGGGTCGCAAGCTGCGCCAGGGCTGGGGCATACGCGGCCTTGCCTATGGCGAGGGCAAGATCTTCGTCGGCACGCATGACGGTCGCCTGCTGGCGATCGATGCGAAGACAGGTGCGCTTGCCTGGTCGTCGCGCACGCTGCCGATCGACAATCCCAGCTACATCACCGGCCCGCCCCGCTATTTCGCGGGTAAGGTCATCATCGGCTTCGGCGGCGGCGATGTCAGTTCGGTGCGTGGTTATGTGACGACTTACGACGCGAAAACCGGCAAGCAACTTTGGCGCTTCTACACCGTGCCGGGCAATCCCAAGGATGGCTTCGAAAGCAAGGCCATGGAAATGGCGGCGCGGACCTGGGCCGGGGACTGGTGGAAATATGGCGGCGGCGGAACCGTTTGGAACGCGATGACCTATGACGTCAGCACGGATTCCATCATCCTGGGCGTCGGCAACGGTTCGCCTTGGAACCACAAGGTGCGCAGCGAGGGCAAGGGCGACAATCTGTTCCTGGCGTCCGTCGTGGCGTTGGATGCAAAGACTGGGGCCTATAAATGGCATTATCAGGTCAATCCGGGCGAGACGTGGGACTATAACGCCTCGATGGACATGGAATTGGCTGACCTGACCATCGATGGAAAACGGCGTCAGGTATTGATGACCGCGCCCAAGAACGGCTTTTTCTACGTCATCGACCGGACCAACGGCAAGCTCATCTCAGCTGAACCCTTCGTCAAGGTCAGCTGGGCCAAGCGCATCGACCTCAAGACCGGCCGCCCGGTCGAAGATCCCGACGCGCGCTATCCCGATGGCAAGACCTTCACCATGTGGCCCGGCCCGGTCGGCGCGCATACCTGGCTGCCGATGGCGTATAATCCCAAGGCAGGCCTCGTCTACATCCCGGCGATCGAGATGGCGACCAGCTATAATGACGTCGGCATCACGCGGGCCAACTGGGTGCGGACGCCCGGCAGCGCGGTGGACGGTGCGGCGATCCCCAATTATGTCGTCAAGGACGCCGGCCCCACCAACGCCACCAGCGCGCTATTGGCATGGGACCCGGTGCGCCAGCGCGCGGCGTGGAAAGTGCCGACGCCGGGGCCATGGAATGGCGGCGTGATGACCACTGCGGGCAACCTCGTCTTCCAGGGGCGGATCGACGGCCAGTTCAATGCCTATGCGGCCGACAGTGGCAAGCTGCTATGGCGCTTTGCCGCGCAGGCGCCCGTCACCGCGCCGCCGATCAGCTATGCCGTTAATGGCAAGCAATATGTAACTGTCATCACCGGCATGGGCACCAGCGGCGCGGCGTTCGGCACGCTGCTGCCGGTCAGCATCGACTATCGCACTCAGGCGCGGCGCATCCTGACCTTTGCGCTCGATGGTAAGGCTACCCTGCCCAAAGCCGACATCGCGCCGCTGACGCCTGCCACGGACCCGGATTTCAAGCCCGATCCTGCTATGGAGGCACGCGGGATGCTGACCTACGCGCTGCATTGCGCCGTCTGTCACGGCGTCAATGTCGTCGCGGCCGGCCATGCGCCCGA
This window of the Sphingobium sp. CR2-8 genome carries:
- a CDS encoding PQQ-dependent dehydrogenase, methanol/ethanol family, encoding MPHHKAIIIMGIAATALIVSSCGTTVRDTTDAALNPNDWTGFGRTGGEQHYSPLDGINSGNVGKLGLVWSMDLPPQNSVSAPLAIDGVVYTATGYTFVRAIDAVTGKLLWEYDSKAAELSGRKLRQGWGIRGLAYGEGKIFVGTHDGRLLAIDAKTGALAWSSRTLPIDNPSYITGPPRYFAGKVIIGFGGGDVSSVRGYVTTYDAKTGKQLWRFYTVPGNPKDGFESKAMEMAARTWAGDWWKYGGGGTVWNAMTYDVSTDSIILGVGNGSPWNHKVRSEGKGDNLFLASVVALDAKTGAYKWHYQVNPGETWDYNASMDMELADLTIDGKRRQVLMTAPKNGFFYVIDRTNGKLISAEPFVKVSWAKRIDLKTGRPVEDPDARYPDGKTFTMWPGPVGAHTWLPMAYNPKAGLVYIPAIEMATSYNDVGITRANWVRTPGSAVDGAAIPNYVVKDAGPTNATSALLAWDPVRQRAAWKVPTPGPWNGGVMTTAGNLVFQGRIDGQFNAYAADSGKLLWRFAAQAPVTAPPISYAVNGKQYVTVITGMGTSGAAFGTLLPVSIDYRTQARRILTFALDGKATLPKADIAPLTPATDPDFKPDPAMEARGMLTYALHCAVCHGVNVVAAGHAPDLRASTVPVDPTAFATVVRDGALVSNGMPRFEEFDDAALAALRQYIRRNNADWHRGAVQTPTGK